The Polaribacter sp. KT25b genome contains the following window.
TTTTTACGCTATTTAACATTTCAATTACTTTTGAAGGATTCATATTATCGCCTAATAATCTTGCAACTCCTACTCCTAATTCTGGACTATACCCAAAAGCAATTACTTCGTCTAAAGAATCTGTATTACCTGTGTAATACACTTTTACATTCATTCCTTTTGCTTTTACAGCTCCTAAACTTTTATAGTCTTTATTTGTAAATATATTTTTAAGTGTTGCTTTTTCAGTTTCATAAGCAGCTGTATTATCTTCTGTTTTTTTCAAAAAAGCAACATTAATTTTTTTGATACTTTTCATCGTTTCTTTTACTTCTTCAGAAACATCTGCTTTCGCAGTTAACATAGAACCTACAGGTAAATCTCCGGTAAAAAAACCTTCTTTTCCGCTGGTATCTACTAAATAACTCTGCAGTGATTTTTCGTTTTTACAAGAACTTGCAAAAAGTACTAAAAAAACTACAGAAAATAGTGTGGTTAATTTTTTCATTTTGTGTGTTTTAATTGATTGTAAAGTTAGGTTTTTAAAAACCCAACTTTACAATCTTAGTATTATTTATTGTTACCCTCTTTTACAAAAGTATCTGCTAATTCAGACATTTTATTAATGTCTATATTACCTGTTAAAGAAACAATTACAGCTTCTGATGCCTGATTTGTTTTTTTACTTAAACCTTTAATAAACATTAAAACTTCGCTCACATAATCTTTGTTTTTTGTTGATTTTACATAGATTTTAATACGAGAATCATCTTCTTTAATTCGCATTAATTGCGTTAAGTTTTGCGTTTTAATGGCAGAATTTACCATGCTTTCCATTTTGTCTGCAACGGATGCTTTATCCGTAGAAAACATTTTAAATTCTTTTAATTCTTGAATCATTTGAAAGACTTTCATCCCTTCATTATCTTCAATTTCTACATTTTTAAATTTTGATATTAGCT
Protein-coding sequences here:
- a CDS encoding DUF4252 domain-containing protein, translated to MKKLTTLFSVVFLVLFASSCKNEKSLQSYLVDTSGKEGFFTGDLPVGSMLTAKADVSEEVKETMKSIKKINVAFLKKTEDNTAAYETEKATLKNIFTNKDYKSLGAVKAKGMNVKVYYTGNTDSLDEVIAFGYSPELGVGVARLLGDNMNPSKVIEMLNSVKMDEDNIKNFGKIFTGK
- a CDS encoding DUF4252 domain-containing protein, whose protein sequence is MKKIIMLIAFIVTPIVTNAQSFFDTLEDTEGVDMVVVTKDAFELISKFKNVEIEDNEGMKVFQMIQELKEFKMFSTDKASVADKMESMVNSAIKTQNLTQLMRIKEDDSRIKIYVKSTKNKDYVSEVLMFIKGLSKKTNQASEAVIVSLTGNIDINKMSELADTFVKEGNNK